The genome window CCAGTTATGTTCCAAGAACACTGGtcacaatatcaaattttaacgaaatattaattcatgggccaaaatggatttaattaccaagttcaggtaccaaaatgaataaaaaaatacatgtacCAAAATAGATCTAGTTGCCTAGttcaaagggaaaaaaatcatattacccctttttagttttataattttttttaaaaaaaattattcaattgaatCGACCAAACCGATTCAACCTatcaaaccaaaaaataataatctaaccGGTTTAACCATCAATTCACTTTTAAAGATTTTGAGCCTAATCATTGAGGCCATTGTCTTGTTTAAGAACTAACcttaaattataacatttttatcatttaagtatttaaatttttttatcaaaagtaGTACTTAAACTTACTTTTGcgttaataaaattcttaatgaagAATTGTAATGGGTTAAATAGGATGAAGATCAATCAGATTAAAATTGATTGATATAACACGAAGAGACACAAAAAAATAGTTGAtttgtaaattaatataaacttattGACCTCGACTAGaaaaaattagttgaataagatgttatagtttttaaaaatgcaatgttttaaataaattttaataaattatttaaaacattgcATTTTTGCTCATCAATAATTTGTAATAAGACATGGATGGCATAGATGatagtttatatttattacAGAAAAAGATAAACGCAGGAGACAATGaggaaaacataaaacaaatgaatatgttgagattaaaatatttatcttaaaataaatgtcaattttaaaagaaaattttgaaacatagcAAGGGAATTGACTTTGGATAAAAGGACAAGCAGATAGATCACAATCAATTAAGAATTATTGATGTTAAAATATTGGTTATTTTTACGAATAAGTTTTAGCTCGATTGGTATGGATATTGTTATTAATGTAAGAAAACGTATGTTCGAGTATGTCAAAgacattatcctcttattttaattaataattcaacagagaaataattaaaatatcaaatattaataaaattagtgattaaaataatttattgtgaaaataattcAACCTACATATTATAAAAAGGATATCATCCGATCAACTCAAGTAAtccaaacttaaaataaaataaactctaaaccatCCCAACCCAAAATAACTATAAgatcaaaattaacaaaattcaaaaataattcaaaccaaaaacaactttaaaaatttaaaatccaaatccGAATCGAATTGCTGGGTATTGTTCATATTATCATCCAAAACACAATTCAACACTAAATTACTATCCCAATTATACTTTTTTACAGCTACTTTTAAGCCTTATCCTGGTTCATGAACTCTGCAACTTTTTTCAGCTTAGCCACAGCATTTGAGCAACAGGGTTTGCTTAAATGGAACACATGGTCTTCCCCTTCAGCCTCCACCACCTCCACTTCACCATCCCACCCACTGTTCTTCAACTTCTCGCAGTAGTACCAGCCCCTGTATTTCAGTATATCGTTTTCAGCAACACAAATCAGTACCCTTTTGCACCCTAAGAACCTCCCAAAGCTTTGATCATCAATGGGGTTGATCAATGGATCATCGGACCCACTTGTTGTAGGAGAGGCCAATCGCCAGATCCCTTCGATTTCCGCCCATACGGCTGGGTTCTTATCCTCATCGCCAACCGGTTCTTTGCCCCAAAAATATGGGTGGCTTAAAATCATACCGACGAGATTCATACCGTCGAGCTTCTCCTTGCTGGTTTTAATGGCGATGTGGTGTGCTATGTTGGCACCGGCGCTATCCCCCGAGAGATAAACGTTTTCGAAGTCGGCGTAGCGGTTCAACCACTGTTCGGGACCGTTTCCGTCGTAATGGGAAGCCACCCATTTAAGGGCAGTCCATGAATCGTCGTAAGCGGCAGGGATAGGGTGTTCGGGGGCTCTTCGGTAATCGACGGAAACGGCGACGATTTTAGCTTCGGAGACTAAGGCGTTTAAGTAATTGCGATACGTAGGAGAGAAGGCGGTTTCTATGCAGAAGCGTCCGCCGTGGAAGTAGACGAGGAGAGGGAGTTTCTGGGCGGAGGTGAAGACGGTTCCGGGGACGTAAATCCTAACGCATTGGGCGGTTTCTTGGGAGTAAACGACGTCTTTGGATTCGACGTTGGTTTTGGGATCGAGGCCTGGTGGAACAGTTTGAGTGCCTAAAAGCCTCTCGATGCGACCGTCCTGGTATACCCGAAGCATCGGAGCGAAGTCGATGCGGATTTCCGATGCGGTGGGTTCCATGGCggtgaaaaaagaaagaagataagGGAAGCAAGCACGAAGATGGAGCTTGTTACTTGCAGGATGATATAGTGGCTGATGGCTCTACTTGGATTACCATATAAGACAATATAAAAAGGTTTAATATACTACTTGGTACCTAAGTTTGGCtctaatgtttaatttggtaccttatttttttctcaagatCTCTTGAGTTTGGCTTCAATGTCTAATTTGATACTCAGACCAAACGGCATCATGTGGACCCATAAATGTTTGATACAATactctaataaaaaatatgtacttaattgagaaaaaaaaagacactAGCATCAAATTGAACATTTGAAGCCAAATTTAGGTGCTTAATTGGGACAAAAAGAAACTCAAgtgtcaaattaaaaaaaataagtaccAATTTGAGCATTGAAACCACATTCAAGTGttaaattgagataaaaaaaatgttagatATCACATTGAACATTGAGATCAAACTTAGATatcaaatgttatattaatcattaaaaaatattaaaatattacgatccattaattaaatgtaatattttttgaaaatttagagttgatttgattaaattttatttatattattattagttaattattaaatttcattagaTCAACCCTAAAACccgaattaaatattaaaaggttAACATCATCACCAAAAGACATAATGACAAATTTAGCCTTTGACATTTacatcttttatcaaattaacctttattctttttcaagCTAAATTTGGTTCTCAACGtttgaatatatacatatattatcattacaatattgaaattattatacaatatattttgatagccaggtcgaaaattttaaaaaaataatatcagTGCGAAGATTAAAGAAGAAAGCTGTTTAGAATTTGGTTCGTAGATTCGTTACGTTCAAATCTATtgcatgaagaaaaaaaattgaactttaaaagagaaagagagtTTTCGATTAGTGCAGACAGTGTGAACAGAGAATGCCatacaacaaaatttttaatagcccaatgacttaaaaatgaaaactttcgaaaaattcaataatcattttataaatttttgaagttgaatAACATAaacgtaaatttactaatagtttaataacattaggcataattcaattttaaaaaattccaaactttagttattatatatgcaatttgaagaaaaaaatgagggaaaatatttatgacCATCCTAGGTTGTTAGCAAGTGAGAGTTGTAATCTAAACCTAATTTTATGGGAAGATTAAAATTGAAGTTATAGTAtggtttaatgaaatacatataataaatattatatttaacctaataaaattatcacattaaaaaattaaagctgGTTAATTGATCAACCTAAAGTTGGTTCAATTATGTTAGTTTTTGAGCTTTAATTTGATCAGATTAATTTTTGTAGTTTATGGTCtattaaatagatttaataaataaaaaaaccaatcGAAATGGCTGAAAAACCGAATGCTCACTCTCACCCTTTGATAGGGCACTCGTGGGCAACTATGCTACTATTTAGTGGTTCTGGGACGACGACACTTTGAAAAAATCTTTTAAAGGAGTCGAAAGTCCtttcacaatatatatattgttccAAGTAATTTTGggtatatttttatgtttttttttaaatattcgtGTTCAATACATGTATGCAACACCCAATGACGGAATGTAATTGGAGCTAGCccttaaaaattgagaaattgtcATTGagcctttcaaaaattttgaaaattttaaaagttctcATTAAATCTCATGGTTTTTGGAATTGGATCGATGGTCGAACCAATCAAGTCATCTGTTCCTAGTTCAACCAATCtagtttcaataaaataaattattaaaaattataaacccaGTTCAACTACCAGCTCAATGATTTTTTATCCTAATCTGTAAGTCAACTAGTTCTTTCCCTTGATCTAGATGGGTGTATTAACCGCTTCGATCTGATTTCAACAACCATGTTAATtctctcaaaaattttaattaaatacctaaattgaaaaaaaaaattacaacctcgaatttattttttaaaaattaattttaatgccACATTCTGTGAACGACAACACCTACTATGTCTATATGCCAACATTGAGGACAAATgcaaaagcaaataaattatgattGATTAATGTGTCATCGTTCAAACGATTTACATTGTCTCTTATAAAAGTGAAATTCAATTTGAAACATGGCACTACACCTACCAATAATTAATTCCAACAAAAATATGTATTCAAATTATTCCATTAGTTGGATTTGGTTTTGagtcaatttaatttcaatttaattaatttagattttaaaatttcggactcgagtaattttaaatttaaattattttaagtttgaaatttaagttttaaattgaGCATTTCAAGTTTCTTATGTAAACAATTTCGAGTtcagataaattttaatatcaaatcatattgaatttaaatttatattaatcgGATCAATTTTTCTCAAGGTTACAACTAGCTTATCTTTCCCAAAATGTTTTCTCAAACTGTATTTAtagcataaattttaaaatatcaaatcatataaaattgtatttatagcataaattttaaaaataataaatttaattaaattttaaaaaattaataattaaaataagtaaattaaaatatgggAAAGAAATGCATCACCATGAGAGCGAATAtgataataatagaaaaaagtcaattcaatcgattttttaatttacttcaaCCGATTTCGTGtgattttgctcaaaatttgattcAAGTTTTTGTTCGTATTGATATATCAAACGATTCCCAATCCCACTAGTCCGATTCAACTTTAACAACCATGAAATTAATAGCTACAATTCTTTATTTATAGGATCAATTTTAGGTTGAGCTCTTGTATAATATTTGAGcgattttcaattatttcaatagAAATCTTCAAAGTATTGTTCgcttgaaattgatagactTCTCAAGATATCTAATATTGTCTCTTGTTGAGGTTTTATCTCTCAACTCTGACAAGAGCCCAAATGCTTGAAGCTACTTAAAGAGACTATAAGTCCAATAAAGAGCATCTCATCACAATAGATCGTGCATGAGATCGCTTATCAAGGAAATGTGAGCATTTACACTTGATAAGATTTGAGTCAATGCTCTACTATATATACTGCACTAACAATCAACTATCATATCAATTATGGGCATATGGCACCCACTCTGTTGAACCCGTAGTCTCTTTAAACAACCTTCGACACTTAAGCTATTAACAATATCATCAAGAGATAaaactgttgacaccatttttttggattaaaaacggggtcgacttggattttgaaaataaaaacgggagttgccaccaatcctttttgatgaggtgtgattgggtcacctcgtaaaaatggttgtttttaataaacggtttaattttatta of Gossypium raimondii isolate GPD5lz chromosome 3, ASM2569854v1, whole genome shotgun sequence contains these proteins:
- the LOC105795260 gene encoding probable carboxylesterase 12, translated to MEPTASEIRIDFAPMLRVYQDGRIERLLGTQTVPPGLDPKTNVESKDVVYSQETAQCVRIYVPGTVFTSAQKLPLLVYFHGGRFCIETAFSPTYRNYLNALVSEAKIVAVSVDYRRAPEHPIPAAYDDSWTALKWVASHYDGNGPEQWLNRYADFENVYLSGDSAGANIAHHIAIKTSKEKLDGMNLVGMILSHPYFWGKEPVGDEDKNPAVWAEIEGIWRLASPTTSGSDDPLINPIDDQSFGRFLGCKRVLICVAENDILKYRGWYYCEKLKNSGWDGEVEVVEAEGEDHVFHLSKPCCSNAVAKLKKVAEFMNQDKA